One window from the genome of Anopheles merus strain MAF chromosome 3R, AmerM5.1, whole genome shotgun sequence encodes:
- the LOC121595417 gene encoding transcription initiation factor TFIID subunit 13, giving the protein MAANPPEEGFDQAEFEDDELGEVQIETSSGRKRLFSKELRCMMYGFGDDQNPYTESVDLLEDLVVEFITEMTHRAMEIGRTGRVQVEDIVFLVRKNSRKYARVKDLLTMNEELKRARKAFDEIKYAGAEAKLK; this is encoded by the exons ATGGCTGCTAACCCACCGGAAGAAGGATTCGACCAGGCAGAG TTCGAAGACGACGAGCTTGGAGAGGTGCAGATCGAGACTTCGTCCGGTCGTAAGCGCCTTTTCAGCAAGGAGCTGCGCTGCATGATGTACGGCTTCGGAGACGACCAGAACCCGTACACGGAAAGCGTCGACCTGCTGGAGGATTTGGTAGTCGAGTTCATCACCGAAATGACACACCGAGCGATGGAAATCGGCCGTACTGGGCGTGTGCAGGTCGAGGATATTGTGTTTCTGGTGCGCAAGAACTCGCGGAAGTATGCTCGCGTGAAGGATCTGCTGACGATGAACGAGGAGCTGAAGCGGGCACGTAAGGCGTTCGACGAGATCAAGTACGCTGGTGCGGAAGCAAAGCTTAA
- the LOC121596818 gene encoding protein nessun dorma translates to MEVYEFNKSFLTRLLETTNVLNGGGSNIPASAIRSEWINFVEVAVEPTGWQALWKASRPVCEQLGVKYPLVVLGTVDQVLFDELKAVFLIEAILDDDVHLPEEQFTVQLEELWPLREQNNPALNVNITADCIDKLRFFYQHLWMPWDTDTEDEQNWIEKHLESRIRFCHDLKNRAMSRQLSSHALALLAEARYVQRKREFIEQELSEEEGQEEEEEDNDTSILKDSRSGELLQLNLRLNTIKNEINVLENPVWRSVFEKVRFGAGKSKGNSAMAYIVTQAVPMDEQLTYLQSAKEMMDPKIAVKMCDSLQHALDHCSPDSAIYLPPGTRQDIKFLEYLNSGGSFRGVSSASFVDDFEQACKLNPTIVSKNDDSVLLTIDGDFTLENVRLDCSNVRTGVVIKKGNIVFRNCCFTGDPTSSTKQGIVIFGNCTITFDRCLIKEFSSGIYSNHDCTINLIGSTISHCMTGLETLDQCQIVFRSASITHCSQYGVLLEDFNEDVQQDQKAAGDRSTSGSQVYADYNTIEREEFTFEGACEFRDNAKGNFIIRKGFSERFNSSCFVDEDESQLHDAEDGLDESICNATNDNQPMED, encoded by the exons ATGGAAGTGTACGAGTTTAACAAAAGTTTCCTGACCCGTCTGCTCGAGACGACCAACGTGCTGAACGGTGGCGGTTCCAACATTCCCGCATCCGCCATCCGCTCGGAATGGATCAATTTCGTGGAGGTGGCCGTAGAGCCGACCGGCTGGCAGGCGCTGTGGAAAGCATCGCGTCCGGTATGCGAGCAGCTCGGCGTAAAGTACCCGCTCGTCGTGCTGGGCACCGTGGACCAGGTACTGTTCGACGAGCTGAAGGCCGTCTTCCTCATCGAAGCCATCCTGGACGATGATGTGCATCTGCCGGAGGAGCAGTTTACGGTGCAGCTGGAGGAGCTGTGGCCGCTGCGCGAGCAGAACAACCCCGCCCTGAACGTCAACATTACGGCCGACTGTATCGATAAGCTGCGGTTTTTCTACCAGCATCTCTGGATGCCGTGGGACACCGATACGGAGGATGAGCAGAACTGGATCGAGAAGCATCTGGAATCGCGCATCCGGTTCTGTCACGATCTGAAGAACAGGGCCATGTCGCGGCAGCTTTCCTCCCACGCGCTGGCATTGCTCGCGGAAGCGCGGTACGTGCAGCGCAAGCGGGAGTTTATCGAGCAGGAGCTGAGCGAGGAGGAGGggcaggaggaggaagaggaggacaATGATACCTCCATCCTGAAGGATAGCCGGTCGGGAGAGCTGTTGCAGCTGAACTTACGCTTAAATACGATCAAGAATGAAATCAACGTGCTGGAGAATCCCGTCTGGCGCAGCGTCTTCGAGAAGGTTCGCTTCGGTGCGGGAAAGAGCAAGGGCAACTCAGCAATGGCGTATATCGTAACGCAGGCAGTACCGATGGATGAGCAGCTGACCTACCTCCAGAGCGCCAAAGAGATGATGGATCCGAAGATTGCGGTGAAAATGTGCGACTCTCTTCAGCACGCGCTCGATCACTGCAGTCCGGATAGTGCGATCTATCTTCCACCCGGAACCAGGCAGGACATCAAGTTCCTGGAGTACCTGAACAGTGGCGGATCGTTCCGGGGTGTTAGCAGCGCCTCCTTTGTTGACGATTTTGAGCAAGCGTGCAAGCTGAATCCTACCATCGTGTCGAAAAACGACGACAGTGTGCTGCTGACCATCGACGGGGACTTTACGCTGGAAAACGTCCGCCTCGACTGTTCGAACGTGCGCACCGGGGTGGTTATCAAGAAGGGCAACATCGTCTTCCGCAACTGTTGCTTCACGGGCGATCCAACCTCCAGCACCAAGCAGGGCATCGTCATCTTCGGCAACTGCACGATCACGTTCGATCGGTGTCTGATCAAGGAGTTTTCGTCCGGCATCTACAGCAATCACGATTGTACGATCAATCTGATCGGCAGCACCATTAGCCACTGTATGACCGGGCTGGAGACGCTCGATCAGTGTCAAATAGTGTTCCGATCGGCAAGCATAACGCACTGCTCACAGTACGGCGTGCTGCTCGAGGACTTTAACGAAGATGTCCAGCAGGATCAGAAGGCAGCGGGTGATCGAAGCACGAGCGGGTCACAGGTGTACGCCGATTACAACACGATCGAGCGGGAAGAGTTTACGTTCGAGGGTGCGTGCGAGTTCCGGGATAATGCCAAGGGCAATTTTATCATCCGGAAAGGGTTCAGCGAACGGTTTAACAGTTCCTGCTTTGTCGATGAAGATGAGAGCCAGCTGCATGACGCGGAGGATGGTCTGGACGAATCGATCTGCAATGCTACGAAT gACAATCAACCGATGGAGGATTGA